AGAGGGAAGAGTTATACTCTATGGAGATATTATTACTGATTCTATGAAAGAGGCTATTGATGAAACTAATAGAAGAAGAAAGATACAAAATCAATATAATATTGAAAATGGAATAGACCCTAAAACTGTAATTAGAGAGATAAGTGAAGATATAATAAATCTTGATTATGGATTACCAGATGAAGTTGTAAAAGAAAAAGATAAAAAGGTATTCTCATCTAAGGCAGATATAGAGAAAGAGATAGCTAAACTTCAAAAAGAGATTACTAAATTATCTAAGGAATTGGATTTTGAAAAGGCTATTGTAAAAAGAGATGAGATGATAAAATTAAAAAAATTACTGCTAGAGTTTTAGATAAGGAGATTTATGTTTGAAGAGAGAACTTACACAGTAAGTGAATTTAATAGGATGGTAAAAGGATATATAGAGGAAAATCCTAGCTTGAGAGAGTTTTTTTTAGAAGGAGAACTTTCAGGGGTAACTTATTATAAAAGCGGGCATCTATATTTTAATTTAAAAGATAAAGATGCTCAGATAAAGTGTGTAGCTTTTAAATATAAGTTTAAAAGAATAGCTGAAGATTTAAAAGATGGAGATTCAGTAAAACTTTTTGGAGATGTGGGATTTTATGAAAATAGAGGAGATTTTCAAATTTTAGTGAGACATATTGAAAAGAAAAATATGTTGGGGGATATGTTTGCTAAGTTAGAAGAACTAAAAAAAACAATGGAGAGAAAGGGATATTTTTCTTCAATTTATAAAAAGCCTTTACCTAGATACCCAAGAACCATAGGAGTAGTTACAGCTATAACAGGGGCAGCTGTACAAGATATAATAAAAACTGTAAAAAAGAGAGATAATACTATAGATATATATATCTATCCTGCTAAAGTACAGGGAGTAGGAGCTAGTGATGAGATAGTAAGAGGGATAGAGGTATTGAATAAAATTCCAGAGATAGATATGATAATTGCTGGAAGAGGTGGAGGAAGTATAGAAGATTTATGGTCATTTAATGAAGAAAAAACTGCTATGGCTTTCTTCAATTCTAAAAAACCTATTATCTCAGCAGTAGGACATGAGATAGATAATCTTCTTACAGACTTAGTAGCAGATGTGAGGGCAGCTACACCTACTCAAGCTGTAGAGCTTTCAGTGCCAGAGAGAAGAAAAAGTATAGAAAGCTTAGAGGATAGAGAGAGGTATCTGAAAACCCTTATGAAAAATATTTTAGTATCTAAAAGAAAAGAGTTAGAA
Above is a window of Fusobacterium mortiferum ATCC 9817 DNA encoding:
- the xseA gene encoding exodeoxyribonuclease VII large subunit is translated as MFEERTYTVSEFNRMVKGYIEENPSLREFFLEGELSGVTYYKSGHLYFNLKDKDAQIKCVAFKYKFKRIAEDLKDGDSVKLFGDVGFYENRGDFQILVRHIEKKNMLGDMFAKLEELKKTMERKGYFSSIYKKPLPRYPRTIGVVTAITGAAVQDIIKTVKKRDNTIDIYIYPAKVQGVGASDEIVRGIEVLNKIPEIDMIIAGRGGGSIEDLWSFNEEKTAMAFFNSKKPIISAVGHEIDNLLTDLVADVRAATPTQAVELSVPERRKSIESLEDRERYLKTLMKNILVSKRKELESRKENYYLKNFSKVIEEKNNLLIERENRLQRVIEYYMESKKNQLENRVHRLITLNPLKTLERGYSVVTKNGVGVKSVSQLTAGDEINIKVNDGNIISEVKKIV